From Enoplosus armatus isolate fEnoArm2 chromosome 23, fEnoArm2.hap1, whole genome shotgun sequence, a single genomic window includes:
- the LOC139306180 gene encoding RING finger protein 228, whose translation MPGDVVPAPQQGAPAAAAPCPSTTLGEPMDVECPICYQEYNQYNKCPRMLECLHVFCTECLQRIQLCPCEPPVPRSTPAIPCPLCRHLTPLETGDALSLPCNSRILARLPPVAFRMPVTMATRLATVTQRVVLSLEGDNRDTRFIILPTVSLRVQQMHPDRPYGAAPGLVGEEEVIQQSKKTLFCVQLLAVIFWVLFVITCVVGVVFGPHFLNRKM comes from the coding sequence aTGCCTGGGGATGTTGTGCCAGCTCCCCAGCAGGGGgcaccagctgctgcagcaccctGCCCCAGCACCACCCTTGGGGAGCCGATGGATGTGGAGTGTCCCATCTGCTACCAGGAGTACAACCAGTACAATAAATGCCCCCGGATGCTTGAGTGTCTCCATGTTTTTTGCACTGAATGCCTCCAGAGGATCCAGCTCTGCCCCTGCGAACCCCCCGTCCCCCGCAGCACTCCAGCCATCCCCTGCCCCCTCTGCCGCCACCTCACCCCTCTGGAGACCGGGGATGCCCTCTCTTTACCCTGCAACTCCCGCATCCTGGCCAGGCTGCCCCCCGTGGCCTTCCGCATGCCCGTGACCATGGCAACTCGACTGGCCACGGTCACCCAGAGAGTGGTGCTCTCTCTGGAGGGCGACAACAGGGACACCCGCTTCATCATCCTGCCCACCGTCAGCCTGCGGGTGCAGCAGATGCACCCGGACAGGCCGTACGGCGCAGCGCCAGGCCTGGTGGGCGAAGAGGAGGTCATACAGCAGAGCAAGAAGACGCTGTTCTGCGtgcagctgctggctgtcatCTTCTGGGTGCTGTTTGTGATCACCTGCGTGGTCGGGGTGGTGTTTGGGCCACATTTCTTGAACAGGAAAATGTAA